One window from the genome of Sardina pilchardus chromosome 12, fSarPil1.1, whole genome shotgun sequence encodes:
- the gtf2h5 gene encoding general transcription factor IIH subunit 5: MVNVLKGVLVECDPAMKQFLLYLDETSALGKKFIIQDLDDTHVFILAEVVQILQERVGELMDQNSFPITQK, encoded by the exons ATGGTCAATGTGTTGAAAGGAGTTCTTGTGGAATG TGACCCAGCCATGAAGCAGTTCCTCCTGTATCTAGATGAGACGTCAGCGCTCGGGAAGAAGTTCATCATTCAAGATCTGGACGACACCCACGTCTTCATTTTGGCTGAAGTCGTGCAGATTTTACAAGAAAGAGTCGGAGAACTGATGGACCAAAACTCTTTCCCCATCACCCagaaataa